A single Nostoc sp. PCC 7107 DNA region contains:
- the petG gene encoding cytochrome b6-f complex subunit V encodes MVEPLLSGIVLGLIVVTLAGLFYAAYKQYKRPNELGG; translated from the coding sequence GTGGTTGAACCCCTGCTTTCAGGTATTGTCCTTGGTCTAATTGTCGTTACTCTCGCTGGTCTATTTTACGCTGCATACAAGCAATACAAGCGTCCCAACGAGTTGGGTGGTTGA